From a single Verrucomicrobiota bacterium JB022 genomic region:
- a CDS encoding glycoside hydrolase family 43 protein, which produces MIVPRTLFTSALATLCLLPALKAGYLFATFKGEKTALEEQIYFAVSEEGRQWKALNDGEPVLVSQLGEKGVRDPYLLRSHDGKTFYLIATDLSIYHNGDWKRAVEDGSRAIVIWESRDLVQWSEPRRVEVAPPDAGCTWAPEAIYDEESGDYVVFWASTTARDEYQKHRIWGARTGDFKTFGKPFIFIEKPTTIIDTTIVREGDQYYRFTKDEQDKDITMETAEKLSGPWRNVDGFSLAGMQGYEGPACYQVAPAEDGQAATWCLILDHYMKGRGYQPYVTHDLGSGEFEPGENFSFPFPFRHGSVLPLSEAEYERLVQAREVGEARSE; this is translated from the coding sequence ATGATTGTTCCCCGTACCCTCTTCACCAGCGCCCTTGCCACCCTTTGCCTGCTGCCCGCCCTCAAGGCCGGTTATCTGTTTGCCACCTTCAAAGGTGAAAAGACCGCGCTGGAAGAGCAGATCTACTTTGCGGTGAGCGAAGAAGGCCGCCAATGGAAGGCTCTCAACGACGGCGAGCCGGTGCTCGTCAGCCAGTTGGGTGAGAAGGGCGTGCGCGATCCCTACCTGCTGCGCTCGCACGACGGCAAAACCTTTTACCTGATCGCGACCGATCTCTCCATCTACCACAACGGCGACTGGAAGCGGGCGGTCGAAGACGGTAGCCGCGCCATCGTGATCTGGGAGTCGCGCGACCTCGTCCAGTGGTCGGAACCGCGCCGGGTGGAGGTGGCGCCGCCGGATGCCGGTTGCACCTGGGCACCGGAGGCGATTTACGACGAAGAAAGCGGCGATTACGTGGTCTTCTGGGCTTCGACCACCGCTCGCGACGAATACCAGAAGCACCGCATCTGGGGCGCCCGTACCGGCGATTTCAAGACCTTTGGCAAGCCCTTCATCTTCATCGAAAAGCCCACCACCATCATCGACACCACCATCGTGCGCGAAGGCGACCAGTATTACCGCTTCACCAAGGACGAGCAGGACAAGGACATCACGATGGAGACGGCGGAAAAGCTCTCCGGGCCGTGGCGAAATGTGGACGGCTTTTCGCTGGCCGGGATGCAGGGCTACGAGGGGCCGGCCTGCTATCAGGTCGCCCCGGCGGAAGACGGCCAGGCGGCGACCTGGTGTCTCATCCTCGACCACTATATGAAAGGGCGCGGTTACCAACCCTACGTCACGCACGATCTCGGCTCGGGCGAGTTCGAGCCCGGTGAAAATTTCAGTTTTCCGTTCCCCTTCCGGCACGGCTCCGTGCTGCCGCTCTCGGAGGCGGAATACGAGCGGCTGGTGCAGGCCCGTGAGGTGGGCGAAGCTCGGTCAGAGTAG
- a CDS encoding CusA/CzcA family heavy metal efflux RND transporter: MLKRFIETALRNQLIVILLTLAVIGGGYWSYKKLPVDAFPDVSPALVQVFTVTSGLGPEEVEKFVTFPVEAAMSGLPKVEEIRSVSNFGLSVVSVYFEEGTDIYFARQVVGERLSEAREAIPPGFGEPEMGPISTGQGLVLYYNLIDTTGEYSLEELRSMQDWIVKYHLQTVPGVTEVLGIGGYVKQFQVNVDPDALLRYDLSLHEVIERLEANNQNVGGQFLERNGEMFIVRSEGLARGIDDLRRIVVAHENGTPVYLEDVAAIDIGGEIRQGLQTRNGEGEVVSGMVIKLYGTNSSTVIAAVETKLAELQEALPEGVVIDPYYEQKTLVESSVKTVTSALVQGIGLVVIILLVFIGGFRPSLVVALAIPFSVLFATIAMYYFGISANLMSLGGIAIAIGMMVDGTIVMVENADRLLRASPPGEPKRSIIARACSEVAQPITFSILIVVLVFLPLFTLHGMEGKMFRPLAYTVSLAMFGSLLFALVGAPVYAWLFMSPPRRAEGETSQPREIWIVRLLVAVYRPVVRFFVRFRIVAVALALGLLAVGAVVFPRLGSEFTPRLMEGDIIANLTMAPSVSLEETKRNSLIAERRLLEIPEIEQAISRIGRGEVGAHADPINSVHMMVVLRPEAEWREGFTQIDIENAMRDKLAGMPGVLVNITQPIQLTVDELVGGSKAQLSIKLFGNDLDVLKEKGDAIAGVLQGIAGSADVQAGQVTGSPQIVVRPDREAIARHGMNLSEVQELIEAAVGGVEAGQIYDGVQRFAIYVRYAEQARRTIDDLRHLIVRTAGGALIPLDEIAEIEEIVGPREIVRENNQRYIEIQSNIVGRDIGSFVEEAQAAIAQGVELPTGYLLSWGGQFELQQQANARLALVVPVTLILIALLLYMSFGSLKNTALILLNIPLALVGGVVGLWLAGENLSVPSSIGFIALFGIALGNGMVLVTYLNDLVRAGRPLDEASVEGACLRVRPVLMTAGTTLLGLLPLLLATGTGSEVQRPLAIVVIGGLVSSTLLTLLVVPALYKWFAVKPQSEA, from the coding sequence ATGTTAAAGCGATTTATCGAGACGGCCCTGCGCAACCAGTTGATTGTCATCCTCTTGACGCTGGCGGTGATCGGCGGCGGCTACTGGAGCTACAAAAAGCTGCCGGTCGACGCGTTTCCCGACGTTTCGCCCGCGCTGGTGCAGGTGTTCACCGTCACCTCGGGCCTGGGGCCGGAAGAGGTGGAAAAATTCGTCACCTTCCCGGTCGAGGCGGCAATGAGCGGCCTGCCCAAGGTCGAGGAAATCCGCTCGGTTTCCAACTTCGGGCTCTCCGTCGTCAGCGTCTATTTCGAGGAAGGCACCGACATCTATTTCGCCCGTCAAGTGGTGGGCGAACGCCTGTCGGAGGCGCGTGAGGCCATTCCGCCCGGCTTTGGCGAGCCCGAGATGGGACCGATCTCCACCGGCCAAGGCCTCGTGCTCTATTACAACCTCATCGACACCACGGGCGAATACTCGCTCGAAGAGCTGCGTTCGATGCAGGACTGGATCGTGAAATACCACCTGCAGACGGTTCCCGGCGTCACCGAAGTCCTCGGCATCGGCGGCTACGTCAAGCAGTTCCAGGTCAACGTGGATCCCGACGCGCTCCTGCGCTACGACCTGTCGCTGCACGAGGTGATCGAGCGGCTGGAGGCCAACAACCAGAACGTGGGCGGCCAGTTCCTGGAGCGCAACGGCGAGATGTTCATCGTGCGTTCGGAAGGGCTCGCGCGTGGTATCGACGACTTACGCCGCATCGTGGTGGCGCACGAAAACGGCACGCCCGTCTACCTCGAAGATGTGGCCGCAATCGACATCGGCGGCGAGATCCGGCAAGGCCTGCAAACGCGCAATGGCGAAGGCGAAGTCGTCTCCGGCATGGTGATCAAGCTCTACGGCACCAACTCGTCGACCGTGATTGCCGCCGTGGAGACCAAGCTGGCCGAACTGCAGGAGGCGTTGCCCGAGGGGGTGGTGATCGACCCGTATTACGAGCAGAAGACGCTCGTCGAGTCGTCCGTCAAGACGGTGACGAGCGCGCTGGTGCAGGGCATCGGGCTGGTAGTGATCATCCTGCTCGTCTTCATCGGCGGCTTCCGGCCCAGTCTCGTCGTGGCGCTCGCGATCCCGTTTTCGGTGCTCTTTGCCACCATCGCGATGTACTACTTCGGCATCTCGGCCAACCTCATGTCGCTCGGCGGTATCGCCATCGCCATCGGCATGATGGTCGACGGCACGATCGTGATGGTCGAAAATGCCGACCGGCTGCTGCGCGCCTCTCCGCCGGGCGAACCCAAGCGGAGCATCATCGCCCGTGCCTGTAGCGAAGTCGCGCAGCCGATCACGTTTTCGATCCTCATCGTGGTGCTGGTCTTCCTGCCGCTCTTCACGCTGCACGGGATGGAGGGCAAGATGTTCCGCCCGCTCGCTTATACGGTGTCGCTGGCGATGTTTGGCTCGCTGCTCTTCGCGCTGGTAGGCGCTCCGGTTTACGCCTGGCTCTTCATGAGCCCGCCCCGCCGGGCCGAGGGCGAGACGAGCCAGCCACGCGAGATCTGGATCGTGCGCCTGCTGGTGGCGGTCTATCGGCCTGTGGTGCGCTTCTTCGTGCGCTTCCGCATCGTCGCCGTCGCGCTGGCCCTGGGGCTGCTGGCGGTGGGCGCGGTCGTGTTTCCTCGACTGGGCTCGGAGTTCACGCCGCGCCTGATGGAGGGCGATATCATTGCCAATCTCACAATGGCGCCTTCCGTTTCGCTCGAAGAGACCAAGCGCAACTCGCTGATCGCCGAGCGGCGCCTGCTGGAGATCCCCGAGATCGAGCAGGCGATTTCGCGCATCGGGCGCGGCGAAGTCGGGGCGCACGCCGACCCGATTAACAGCGTGCACATGATGGTGGTGCTGCGACCGGAGGCGGAATGGCGCGAGGGCTTCACCCAGATCGACATCGAAAACGCCATGCGCGACAAGCTGGCCGGGATGCCGGGGGTGCTGGTCAACATCACCCAACCAATCCAGTTGACCGTCGATGAACTGGTGGGGGGCTCGAAGGCGCAGCTTTCGATCAAGCTCTTCGGCAACGACCTCGACGTGCTCAAGGAAAAGGGCGATGCCATCGCGGGTGTGTTGCAGGGCATCGCCGGTTCGGCCGACGTGCAGGCCGGTCAGGTGACGGGCTCGCCACAGATCGTCGTGCGCCCCGACCGGGAGGCCATCGCCCGCCACGGCATGAACCTCTCCGAGGTGCAGGAGCTGATCGAAGCCGCCGTGGGGGGCGTGGAGGCCGGCCAGATCTACGACGGCGTGCAGCGCTTTGCCATCTACGTGCGCTACGCGGAGCAGGCGCGCCGGACGATCGACGATCTGCGCCACCTGATCGTGCGGACCGCCGGCGGTGCCCTGATCCCGCTGGATGAGATCGCCGAGATCGAAGAGATCGTCGGCCCGCGCGAAATCGTGCGCGAGAACAACCAGCGCTACATTGAAATCCAGTCCAACATAGTCGGGCGCGACATCGGCAGCTTTGTCGAGGAGGCGCAGGCCGCGATTGCCCAAGGCGTCGAGCTGCCCACCGGCTACCTCCTCTCGTGGGGCGGCCAGTTCGAGCTGCAACAGCAGGCCAATGCCCGCCTCGCTCTAGTAGTGCCGGTGACGCTGATCCTCATCGCGCTGTTGCTGTACATGAGCTTCGGTTCGCTGAAAAACACCGCGCTGATCCTGCTCAACATCCCGCTCGCGCTCGTCGGTGGGGTGGTGGGTCTCTGGCTTGCCGGGGAAAACCTCTCCGTGCCGTCCAGCATCGGATTCATCGCGCTTTTCGGCATCGCACTCGGCAACGGCATGGTGCTCGTCACTTATCTCAACGACCTCGTGCGCGCCGGTCGTCCGCTGGACGAGGCGAGCGTGGAAGGCGCGTGTCTGCGTGTGCGTCCGGTGCTGATGACAGCCGGGACGACGCTGCTCGGGCTCTTGCCGCTGCTGCTCGCCACGGGCACCGGCAGCGAAGTGCAGCGCCCACTCGCCATCGTGGTAATCGGCGGCCTCGTGTCGTCGACCCTGCTCACGTTGCTGGTGGTGCCCGCGCTCTACAAGTGGTTTGCGGTCAAGCCGCAGTCGGAGGCGTAG
- a CDS encoding efflux RND transporter periplasmic adaptor subunit produces the protein MHEEVVLPGEIAFNREQIAYATPRYAGVVQDIRVRLADQVSKGQVLATLESTETLRPFEVKAPFDGTIVAYDITPGQTVEAGVPLFTIADLSTVWADLRIYQRNMGEIHEGQSVLIQSGHDREPYRGTIAYIAPTIDAHTRTGLARAVVENPDRNWRPGLFIKGAVSIDEHRAEVLIPRTAVLTMEGATVVFVQTDEGFEPRPVVLGHGDAESFEVVRGLEPGDVIALRNAISLKAELGKGSFGGHHHH, from the coding sequence TTGCACGAAGAAGTGGTGCTGCCCGGCGAAATCGCCTTTAACCGCGAACAAATCGCCTACGCGACGCCGCGCTATGCCGGAGTCGTGCAAGACATCCGCGTGCGCCTGGCCGACCAAGTGAGCAAGGGCCAGGTCCTCGCGACCCTGGAAAGCACCGAGACGCTGCGCCCCTTTGAGGTAAAGGCGCCCTTTGACGGGACCATCGTCGCCTACGACATCACCCCGGGGCAGACGGTGGAGGCGGGCGTGCCGCTCTTTACCATTGCCGACCTTTCGACGGTCTGGGCCGATCTCCGTATCTACCAACGTAACATGGGCGAGATTCACGAAGGGCAGAGCGTGCTCATCCAGAGCGGGCACGACCGTGAACCCTATCGAGGCACCATCGCCTACATCGCCCCGACGATCGATGCGCATACCCGCACCGGCCTCGCCCGCGCGGTAGTCGAGAATCCCGACCGTAATTGGCGCCCGGGGCTCTTCATCAAGGGCGCCGTCTCCATCGACGAGCACCGCGCGGAGGTGCTGATCCCACGCACCGCCGTCCTCACGATGGAAGGTGCCACGGTCGTCTTTGTGCAGACCGACGAGGGCTTCGAGCCGCGCCCGGTCGTGCTGGGCCACGGCGACGCGGAATCGTTCGAGGTCGTGCGCGGGCTCGAGCCAGGCGACGTCATCGCGCTGCGCAACGCCATCTCGCTCAAGGCCGAGTTGGGCAAGGGCTCTTTCGGCGGTCACCACCACCACTAA
- a CDS encoding TolC family protein produces MIAQSSGSSFEAPVTLQQALDLAVENDPALKRLEVLDEAAAGQVEQASLRPNPTIGAEVENFLGTGGGLSGVDGLEITLGVSQVLEMGGKRQRRTALAEHERALLGWDAEQRLTMLQGQVRQAFVEVLLAQRAVELRREQLALATESRDETSRLVEAARAPEVDRARAQLAVRQQQFALQQAEREAVTTREALSALWGLVPASDFTLAGEIAVENPPDLIGLVGQLADTPALARFRAEASTRQAALELEEARATPDIELTAGARYFNENSGDAAFLVGVQVPWPLFDRNQGNIRTARAQLRAVEHEQETVRRELLQALAAAHRSLVNAYEEVQALENELRPAAEQALADTQSGYERGQFTILSVLDSRQALFEVREAQLDALRRYAQALAQVEALTRPVNPIR; encoded by the coding sequence TTGATAGCGCAATCTTCCGGGTCTTCGTTTGAAGCCCCCGTCACCTTGCAGCAGGCGCTCGACCTCGCAGTCGAAAACGATCCTGCTCTCAAACGGCTCGAAGTGCTTGACGAAGCTGCGGCTGGTCAGGTCGAACAAGCTTCGCTGCGGCCCAACCCCACCATCGGCGCCGAGGTCGAGAACTTTCTCGGCACGGGCGGCGGGCTGAGTGGAGTCGATGGGCTTGAGATCACGCTCGGCGTCTCCCAAGTCCTCGAAATGGGCGGCAAACGCCAGCGCCGCACGGCTTTGGCCGAGCACGAACGTGCCTTGCTCGGTTGGGATGCCGAGCAACGCCTGACGATGCTGCAGGGGCAGGTAAGGCAGGCCTTCGTGGAAGTCTTGCTGGCACAGCGGGCGGTTGAGCTTCGCCGCGAACAACTCGCCCTTGCGACCGAGAGCCGCGACGAAACCTCCCGCCTGGTCGAGGCTGCCCGCGCCCCGGAGGTCGACCGCGCCCGGGCTCAACTCGCCGTGCGGCAGCAGCAATTTGCCCTGCAGCAGGCCGAGCGCGAGGCTGTGACCACTCGGGAAGCTTTGAGCGCCCTCTGGGGGCTGGTTCCCGCGTCCGATTTCACCTTGGCAGGCGAGATTGCGGTGGAAAATCCGCCCGACTTGATCGGCCTGGTCGGTCAGCTCGCGGATACGCCCGCGCTGGCGCGTTTCAGGGCTGAGGCCTCTACCCGCCAAGCCGCGCTGGAGCTGGAAGAAGCGCGCGCTACGCCCGACATCGAACTGACCGCCGGCGCACGCTACTTCAACGAAAACAGCGGCGATGCGGCCTTCCTCGTCGGCGTGCAAGTCCCCTGGCCGCTCTTCGACCGGAATCAGGGCAACATCCGCACCGCCCGGGCTCAACTGCGCGCCGTCGAACACGAGCAAGAGACCGTGCGCCGCGAGCTGCTCCAGGCGCTCGCAGCCGCCCACCGCTCCCTCGTCAATGCCTACGAAGAAGTGCAGGCGCTCGAAAACGAGCTGCGCCCTGCCGCCGAGCAGGCACTGGCCGACACCCAGAGCGGCTACGAGCGTGGCCAGTTCACCATCCTGTCCGTGCTCGACAGCCGGCAGGCGCTCTTCGAAGTGCGCGAGGCCCAGCTAGACGCGCTCCGCCGCTACGCCCAGGCGCTTGCCCAAGTGGAGGCGCTGACCCGCCCAGTCAATCCGATCCGTTAA